tttttaatattatatatatatatatagagagaagaatgagaaagatcgataatagtataatagttcttaatgatttttaaaatcgaaacGTTTAATTATATGCACGCTTGCTATGGTGCATACCCACCCAATATAATAGGCAGCGACACTTAGGTTAGAGGGATGTGTTTGTATTTCTTGTAATCACTTTACTTTTTACTCTaagatactttcttttttttttgttttttttgtttatctttttctttctttttttttcttttttttttctttttcttttttctatagttCTTACAGAAGAATGACTTTCTTACTTAGCATACTTTGTTTGATCTTTCTATTATGATTACGAATTCATGTGTCTGTAGGTTTTGTACCCTTAACACTTGATTGAAAAGGCCACCCTCCACCCACACCCAccatgatatttttaaaacaaataatagaaaataattaatttctctttctttctttccttctttctttctttctttctttctttctttctttctttctttctttctttctttctttctttctttctttctttctttctttcttttttctgtcttttattTCGAAGACTTGACCTTGAAACgtggttttctttcttctttagatCTTATCAAATGAAGTATCAAATACGTGGTACAAGAATAAACGGTATCGTACGCGTgtgattagattttttttttttttatatataataataattattataaaataaatatgcgaGATTTATTTGGTtgaacgttcttttttttttattttcttttttgttttttaaatgtttcgcGGCGAATGAATTGTTATATGAACATGGATAAATCGAGAAACAATGCCTTGTTTGATCAAGCTTCGTACTTAACgtcttataatttatacaattcaCTTATGGACCAtgcaaatgttcttttttttcttttttttttttttcttttttatatatatattcgaaactctcagatatatatatatatatatatatatatatatatatgtatgtatgtatgtatatgtatatgtatatgtatacatatatatctatattcatGCAGTGgcactttaaaaaaaaaagggtagAGGACCATCTtttacgatcatttttatctaatctcgtctctctcgtgcaatttatatatatatatatatatatatatatatatatatatatatatatatgtatgtatatacgagagATATTCTTCACGTACTCTTTTTAATCCGATCAATTGTGTGTTCCCAAACAGAACTTGCCTACTGAGGAAGCAGTGAACGCTAACATTACAGAAATCATGTTGTATACATACTTTAAGGAAGCATTAATTTACTTATTGTATTCtcgctttaattaatttttatggaACAAGTGGCAATGTATTTTGATCTCTCTTTTAGTCAGAAATAATATGTCGCGTTTTATTCAGGGTGAGaaatgagaatattttttttttgtgattgaCTGGTTATAAGAAAGgaacttatatatttactcaATATGACGCATatgtgtttatttttttttcttcgttcagaAACTGGCagctttcatattttttacttattgttatatttcttcttcttctttttttttttttttttttttaattactattgTAATCAATCGTAAACAttgattttatctattttattaattattattatttcattaaatttctttttttttttgcgattgGCAAAATCTAAATATATGCAATTGTAATCTTTGAAAGACACGATTAAGTTGACGAATTAACAAACGATGttgtttttatagatttttttttttttaatttgtttttattccgactaattattttcaataattgtgTCAATAGTTACCATATTTTTGactgaagatatatatatatatatatatatatatatatatatatatagaatctttatgtattatcgattaagtaaataaaaattgtttcattacttttccaaaaagaaaattacatttacatttaaGTGTACttgctttgtttcttttttattttttattttttttttagtaagaAGATCGTGTCTTAAAGATTACAGTCGAACGTAATGaacgtattaaataaaagggaaaagaaaaaaaaaaaaaaagaagtaacggACTCAAAAACGAACATGttaagaaacatttctttcaaaaCTGCGCGATGTCTTTTGGAGGATACTCACAAAAACATCTTTTTCGTATATAAGTTTCTCTTTAgtactcaaaaaaaaaaaaggaaaaaaaaaaagaaaaccagagaaaaattaaatcagagcagtatatgaaaattgaaaaagggaaaaaaaaagaagcaccGACACAcactaatattattaacattaatgaataatgattttaaagTAAGCGAATTAcatttataagaaaagattatgaaaatatatatttatctatgtctTCTGTgaagatagaaaatagtactctctcactctatatTGATGATATCGAAAATCGAGAAACGACAAAGATACAAACGCAGAAGTAGATTAAGTGGAATGAAGAAAACTCGCACTGTACACACAATACATGATACGTTCAATGGCACACACAATCTTGTTGAATATCTTTGTACATACTTACGTAAAGACCATcagaaaaattgttcaagtTCCAGAGATTACGTTTATGTATTGTAACACGTACTCCTGCGagagtggaaaaaaaaagaaaaaaaaaaagaatatgtgacttgtttgtaataaattatgaatacAGTTCCATcgcaaacatatatattagattGAAATTCAAATCTAAATTCCCCGGTCAATATTTTCACGGagcaatttttgttcttttctttctttctttctttctttctttcttttttgtttgtttctttaaatattgaaCGACTTTATGTATTATCtgagaaatgattttttttttttcttctactcctccttttctttttgcgacAACGGCATGcgttcgatataatttttgagAATAAGAATTGTTATACCATCGATCCGATCAATTTTGATTGTATCCACGAATCTGTTCAAGAgttttaacattaattttgttatttgttctctgttaaattatattcgtctttctttttcttttttttttctgtgtgtgtttgcgcgcgcgcgctttaTCGTCTCTAAGAAAATATTGACTATGTTCTTATATCAAAATCTACAATCTGTCTAGAGAAAatttgtagatttttaattcgacaattttatcgtgaaattaaataactCAATTGAAATTTGTGACATTATAACTCATATCCTGGAACTGCCATATCAAAGAATTTGAGCttgattatgaaaatgattaagaaTATTGGTTGAAGGAAACAAAATCTAcctgtatattatattatcataaatgaaacgaaatgagGATCAAAGTAGTTGGTTTAACGagtaaaggaaataaatgaaatgatatatcattaaattagaggtttaaaaatataatagaactCAGTATATGTACAGTATTTGAAAAACATGTTTATAATTTgtatggaaaaaataaataattgatataaaaaaaggttGTTATATTGCTCGATTATAAATCGctatggtttttttttctctcttgtgaTCGTTCGCGATTTCTaaccattttcctttttttctttgttatttttttttccctcttttaaatataataacacatgttcacttttatatatatacacacatatatacatatgtatatgtatgtatatatttatatatatatatatatatatatatatatatatgagtctgaataaatatattaactttttatttatttaacttttgaatttttttttgtttacgttAGCgccaaaatttttttttgacgttGATAATGGACACAATTTGTAGCTAAtcctttcatatttttgaatatGTCTCTAATCCCGTATACCCACCCGTTTCTAACATTTTTTAGATAGCATAAATAATCATTGTTTCGTCAGTCacttacaataaataatattcataatatagcaaaaaaaaatatatatatatatataaaaattcaacagagacaaaatttctttcgtatagaagaaaataaatgaaatcgcATGAATTTCCATTGTAAATActtctatataaaattgtaaatgtaattaatagaaagaaatataaatttatcaaaaaaagagataataaagactattatatctatcaaagataagaagaatataagTGGTATTTCCAAAAAAATGTGATATCAAATGTTACccttttttctaaaatctcGATGCGCGTCGAAAAATTAATCCCCAAAAATTTCGGTCCcccctttttttcgtttttttttctttttttcctttttcagaTAATAGGATCACTCAGGCATGTTTCATTCGGTAGTTATCATTATCGGTCCGTCCAATCGTGTTAATTTATCATTGCTGATGATGAATCCACCAATCTGtttcattcgttcgatcgactgttattattttcatcattgTTTTGTGGCATCGGTGGTGGCGATGGTATATTAAGTAGCATCTGTTGATTCTGTTGATGTATATGCTcgtgctgttgttgttgttgttgttgttgttgttgctgctgctgctgttgttgctgttgttgctgttgttgctgttgttgctgttgctgttgatgCTGAGTACGATGAACTTCTAGGGCCAATAATTTTTGTCGTTTTTCTTCCATCAGTCTTTCACGATGTTTATGAATGTAATCGTAAACATTTGGTAATCCCATAATAACGCATACGGACAAAGCTGATCGATATATGTTCATGTCGGTAGCTTCATACCTGCGTTATAATATACGTtcacgttaataaaaattagaatatttcttttcctttcttttttttttttctttgaataatcTTGTTCTACGACAATCGTCTTACCACTCGTTGGTTTTTTCGTCGTAACACTCAACCTGATAAATCGTTGTTACACCGTTATATCCACCGATTGAAAAAATCATGTCATCGATAACTTCAATGGCAAAATTACTACGAGGATTGTACATGTCTGGTATAGGACTCCAAGTGTTAGTAGTAGGATTATATTTTTCGCCGGTACACATTCTCGATATCCCATTGAAACCCCctagattaaataataaataaatcctcGATTATTTCTTACGGCAAACGATTTGATAATTCATTTACGATCAATCGTAAAACATACCTATAACGTAAACATAGCCGTGATAAGCTATACAGGATACTCCGCTTCTACGAGATCTCATTGCAGCGATCATCGTCCATTGATTCGTTTCTGGATCATAAACTTCAGCCGAATTGATACACTCGTGTCCATTGAAACCACCGGTAATGTAGATTTTGTCTGTATCGTAGAATAATTGATTAGCAACGATTCGAATAAtcctatcatttttttcttccttgtccGTTGAACCTGTCAACTCGTTTCacataatttgataatttattataaatttattaaatatgatctgtttctttctttttcttttatttgcttACGGGAACTCTCCTCGTACGGGAAGAAAgttattttgtttatacaacagaaaaaaagaaaaaaaaaaagggagaaataataaaaaatgtagaacGTTAAAGAATACCGTTCAAAGTAGTCGCACTTGCGTCAGATCTCTGAACGTTCATCGGCGCGATCAAGGACCATTGATTCGTTCGATAATTATATCGTTCGGCGGTATTCTGTCTATGGTATCCATCGTATCCACCCATAGCATAAACCAAATCGTTCAATACAGCCACGCTGACATAACATCTGCGGATCGACGAATGAAATGAATCTGATAGAAGCTATTATCGCTGAATAAGTCACATTTAAATCGGGGGGCTAGTCGCTCGACTCGAATAGCAAATCCTTCTAGTGATATCaaagaagcagaaaaaaatgtcttatCGATgacgatcgatgaaaaatgataGGGAAGAGATCGGTTACGAGTTAGCGACTAGCTCCCCCTGAAATATAGTCGACCTTCTGGCATTCATGGGTGCAACCTCTCGCCAGACTTTGGTCACTGCATTGAAGCAACGACAGCTGTTGAAATAATCCAAACCGTTGAAACCACCGATCACGTATATATTGAAACCGACTACCGCGGTTCCGTGATAAGCTCGTGGACCACTTGGATCTACTTCTTCGACCTTTGAACGAATCAACGACgaaacgatgacgacgatgacgacgacgacgacgacgacgatgacgataatgatgataacgaATGTAATCGAAgtaactttttaaataatatttccaagATATTACCTTGACCCAACGATCCGCCCTGGTGTCATaagtttcgataaaattcgtAGCATTTCCGCCGCTCCATCCGCCTATCGCGAAAAGAATTTCATGCGGAACTCTCGGACGTGCTATTTCTGGCGTTGGAATTTCTCCGTCCTTTTGCGTGATCATTTCCAAGTCGTATAAAAACTTGAGCGTCTCTATGATGATCGGTCGACAGGCATCGTTTCCAACGACGTATGAATGATCCTTAACGTTCTCCAAAAAGAATTGCGTGTTCAAAAGGCCCAAACGTATGTTTTGCATCAACTCGACTATGTGA
This window of the Vespula vulgaris chromosome 1, iyVesVulg1.1, whole genome shotgun sequence genome carries:
- the LOC127063556 gene encoding kelch-like protein 10 isoform X1, giving the protein MDVDMSDSNATNEECNTNTQRLIAESGGRCMSTQAMQSLYDFRQNNLLCDAVLRLEDGGVFPIHRAILSACSTYFRALFTTTLHSREKTDILLPGVTSEMMNLLLEYAYLRSLDVNRDNVCELLVTADYLSILGVLEICCEFLRQNLAPENCIGIMRFAREHFCKGLENDAYRYVMRHFVQVAQKSNEILDLPIEELSRLIGADELNVKSEETVWELVLKWINHDPDARKGHIVELMQNIRLGLLNTQFFLENVKDHSYVVGNDACRPIIIETLKFLYDLEMITQKDGEIPTPEIARPRVPHEILFAIGGWSGGNATNFIETYDTRADRWVKVEEVDPSGPRAYHGTAVVGFNIYVIGGFNGLDYFNSCRCFNAVTKVWREVAPMNARRCYVSVAVLNDLVYAMGGYDGYHRQNTAERYNYRTNQWSLIAPMNVQRSDASATTLNDKIYITGGFNGHECINSAEVYDPETNQWTMIAAMRSRRSGVSCIAYHGYVYVIGGFNGISRMCTGEKYNPTTNTWSPIPDMYNPRSNFAIEVIDDMIFSIGGYNGVTTIYQVECYDEKTNEWYEATDMNIYRSALSVCVIMGLPNVYDYIHKHRERLMEEKRQKLLALEVHRTQHQQQQQQQQQQQQQQQQQQQQQQQQQQQQQHEHIHQQNQQMLLNIPSPPPMPQNNDENNNSRSNE
- the LOC127063556 gene encoding kelch-like protein 10 isoform X2, encoding MRRRIEIRRWRSISNTPCDPVRLQALFTTTLHSREKTDILLPGVTSEMMNLLLEYAYLRSLDVNRDNVCELLVTADYLSILGVLEICCEFLRQNLAPENCIGIMRFAREHFCKGLENDAYRYVMRHFVQVAQKSNEILDLPIEELSRLIGADELNVKSEETVWELVLKWINHDPDARKGHIVELMQNIRLGLLNTQFFLENVKDHSYVVGNDACRPIIIETLKFLYDLEMITQKDGEIPTPEIARPRVPHEILFAIGGWSGGNATNFIETYDTRADRWVKVEEVDPSGPRAYHGTAVVGFNIYVIGGFNGLDYFNSCRCFNAVTKVWREVAPMNARRCYVSVAVLNDLVYAMGGYDGYHRQNTAERYNYRTNQWSLIAPMNVQRSDASATTLNDKIYITGGFNGHECINSAEVYDPETNQWTMIAAMRSRRSGVSCIAYHGYVYVIGGFNGISRMCTGEKYNPTTNTWSPIPDMYNPRSNFAIEVIDDMIFSIGGYNGVTTIYQVECYDEKTNEWYEATDMNIYRSALSVCVIMGLPNVYDYIHKHRERLMEEKRQKLLALEVHRTQHQQQQQQQQQQQQQQQQQQQQQQQQQQQQQHEHIHQQNQQMLLNIPSPPPMPQNNDENNNSRSNE